The Notolabrus celidotus isolate fNotCel1 chromosome 16, fNotCel1.pri, whole genome shotgun sequence genomic sequence AACTGTGAAACTTACGCAGGTGAAGAGCAGGGCCCCCAGGGAGGCATAGACGATGTGGAGGATCCTGTGGCGGATGAAGATGCAGAGGATGGAGAAGAGCAACAGCACTATCAGGCACACGAAGAGCACGCCCCGGCAGGAAGTGAAGTCATACTTGCTCTTTAGTAGACAAAAGGGAAAAACGGATAGAGAGTATAGATACGATGTTAGAAATGATAAGCTCtcataaaaaaatgagacctTTTATTTTCAGGACTTCCTATCATGTCTGTgaaattgtgtttgttttgatacGGCTGCTGCACAAGAATGATCTTACAGTGTGCAGATGTGGTAGACTTTCATAAcaatcaaaacaacattttaacttttatttctcaAACAGGTGGAATGACAAAGAAGGAGggataatgtgtgtttgtgtgcatagaAAACCGTTGATTTATTCGAAGAGCTGTTTGTGAGGACTGACCTGTAGTGAGAAGAGGACGACAGTGAAGCACACCACAGCAGTGATGCCCACAGCCATGATGACAGTCTCTGTGTCATAAAAGCTTGCAATCATGCCCACCATGTAGGAGAGGCTCAGGGTCAGGATGGACTgcaagacacagaaacacaaattaACATCACTTGTTGTCGATTCAAATGATGATTTCAGAGCACCCTTTTGTGTCCTTGGGTGTTGAATATCTGGTGTATATAATCCAACCGTGATAACACATAAGTGCAGAATATGGGAGAGGGATTAGGCTTCCTCTACACAACATTTTAATCTCAGGAGCATTTCCAGCTTTCCATTCAGGTTCTTTGGTATATCTATGTAGCGAGGACAGCGCATGTGAGTTTTTCAAAATACCAGGAAAAACGTTATCAAAATGAAGGATAGAAACTCTTTTCTTTGAGGTGACCAGAGACCAGGTCACCCCAAAACAGACCTATCTTAACCCCCCGGTGTTTAACTTTTTCCAGATGTGTGCAAACTCCTCTGGACCCATCAGAGACTCGCTGACAGTTCTGAATGACAGTAAGACTGTTCTTTTCTGTGGTCGAAGTTGATTTAGGCTTCATTCTGAAAGTCCCATAGTTTTACTATATTTCCAAATCAGAGATTTAAATTAGTGTctaaaactctgttttaaacAACTAAACTAAATCGCTATCACTAAATCATATAGTAGTGTACTACTCGCCATCCTTGCTCAAAGGTATATTTGTCTGTTTATCCGtttgtctgttattcatctATGTTCATTATCTGCCATAATCATAACCTATTCATCATTCTATTTACATTAAACTTCATATATTATAAAGGATTTTGTCTGTATATTCATTTCGAAGCAGGGTGGGccaatgtgtttgtaaataatTCATAACTTCAGATTTAAATTGTACAAGACTGATTTTTAATTGGTCAATCATTAGTGTTCATTTTCATAATTGATCACTGTGATTGATCCCCAGATTTTGACTCTGGGTGGTGCCCCATTGATTTATACGAGGAAAATTATACGAAATATtaatttataaatataaataaaaaagatcaattaaaattattatattttgaaatactaatttcatattttaacatcCGAATTACCCATACAAACTGCTACATCTATGATCCCAAAATCTTTTCAATGAGTATCAATCTGGTAAACAAAACTTGTCAGATAGGCACAGATGTGTATTCACCACGTTAGCAGACTTAACAAATGGTTCATCATACTTTTGTGGACTTCTCACCAGTGCAACAAGGTTCCAGGGGTGCTTGCGGCGGAAGTCTCCACAGCAGCTGAGGAcgatcagagacacaaagaaGACCGCATAGGACACATAGTATGTCCATGGATTACGTCGCACAAAGAACTTGGCCTCATCCACAAAGGTGAAGACGGCAACGAAAGAGAAAGTGACCAGCAGCTGCACTGTGAGAACCATGAAGACCTGTTGGGAGAGAAAAGGTTGCCATTATTTATACGTAATTACATACAGTACAGATTTTTATGCTATACGTTAATTTATGGACACTTGTATGaatttcaaacattaaataacCCACTTTTCTGATGAAGGCTTGCCGGATGGTCTTGTCCTCAAAGCCAGAGTTGGTGAACTCCTCATTGTCATAGTAAGATGGGGGCCCATCACCATGGTAACCAGGGCTGCCTGCAGGTGCTGGTGTAACACAAtaacaaacaatcaaaaactcacaaaaagTGGGCCATACAAATTGACCTGTGTCTGTGGCGTTTTCAGCACACTTTGATTATTATCGATCATCTCATTGATTgctctgtcatctgtgtttagTCTCAAGCTCTAAAGTGGAGCCGACGATGTGTTTTCTTGCTGGCTAGGCATGTGTATCTTTAGTATTCAAAATCCTTTAGTGTTTAAATCCTCTGCAGAGAAGTTTCCATTCAAACTCATGAAATTCATACAACTTTATTGACCAgagagtaaaagtaataaatgaTCACGACTTGATCTTGTCAAAGTAACATGCAAAGCAGCATGAGCAGCCCCTGATGATTTGAAGAGCTTATATTAATAGTAATTAATATTAGTGGATACAGTGCCACTATTTGTCTACAGTACATCATGCTCACCAATGTGACATATCTAGGTGTCAGATAGTAACGGATCAGGTGGTTTGAAGAAGAAACGTCTCTCTTTAATAATGAATTTATATACAAGTAAAACCGTCAGCACTCACCCATGGGATCCCCTCCAGCAAAGCCTGGCTGCTGATAGGGCCCCTGAGGGTAGGGTCCTTGTGGGTAGGGCATTTGCGGGTAAGGCATCTGAGGGTAGGGACCTGGGGCGAAACCTGGACCTGCCTGCGGGAAGCCTGGCTGCCCATAGCCAGCAGCTGGTGGGTATGGTCCTCCTGGAGCTTGGCTATAGTTGGGCGGGGGCACACCAAAACCTGGCTGCGGGGGACCATAGACACTGTTATGAAGTGGGTTGGTCTCACCCATAACAGGGTATCCACTCTTGTCCTGGGACATGGTGTGGTTGAAGATTTATTCGGCTGTTAGAAATATCTGCAAGAAGAGGATACGTAGATTTAGGACTAGTTTCTTTCTAACATCTATATGTAATATACATTACACAGGTACTGGGATAAAAATCCAAAGCCTACATTTATGCTTTGATCATATGTACAGTTTGAAAATCTTTATTACATCTTTCAAGTCCCAACAGAAAGCAGGAGAAAATGATGGTACATTATCTGTGCCGAACTGGCAGAGATACAAATGCTACATTTACCTGATTAAAAAGGTGACAGGCAATCAAACAATTCAGCCGGAAGAGAGGACAGAGTTGAGCAGAGAAGAGCTACGGCACATTTCCTTATAACACAAATATTACAATACAGCTATGTTATCATTTGATGCTATGTAACCTCCCTTAATGTCCTTATTTACCCCTATAACTGATACAGTTATAGTTTTActggtctttgcagtgttttAGGGATTGTCAAAGTAGATGGGCTCAGAAGACCAGCAACCAAAGCTTCAGAGAGGGGAAaggttaagcactttgtaaggTGACAGGAAATCAGTGTTCAAGTGCTGGCTAGCAATACATGGTACAACAGGAGGAAAATGCATCATGGGTTCAAGGTCAGGTGTGGAAACACTGACTCCATTTTGCGTGATACAACTGGAAATGTttgttatctttatttaatcTAACTGTGACAAATTGAGTTTGTTTCAGCCGTGATCAGATAAATCACATAACTGTAAAAAGCT encodes the following:
- the grinaa gene encoding glutamate receptor, ionotropic, N-methyl D-aspartate-associated protein 1a (glutamate binding) is translated as MSQDKSGYPVMGETNPLHNSVYGPPQPGFGVPPPNYSQAPGGPYPPAAGYGQPGFPQAGPGFAPGPYPQMPYPQMPYPQGPYPQGPYQQPGFAGGDPMAPAGSPGYHGDGPPSYYDNEEFTNSGFEDKTIRQAFIRKVFMVLTVQLLVTFSFVAVFTFVDEAKFFVRRNPWTYYVSYAVFFVSLIVLSCCGDFRRKHPWNLVALSILTLSLSYMVGMIASFYDTETVIMAVGITAVVCFTVVLFSLQSKYDFTSCRGVLFVCLIVLLLFSILCIFIRHRILHIVYASLGALLFTCFLAVDTQLLLGNKKLALSPEEYIFAALNLYTDIINIFLYILAIVGRSRE